One genomic segment of Pseudomonas chlororaphis subsp. aurantiaca includes these proteins:
- a CDS encoding sensor histidine kinase, with the protein MSDSGRADALLADLSHDGRGRLKVFLGAAPGVGKTYAMLQAAHTQLRQGVKVLAGVVETHGRAETEALLGGLPQQPLVRSEYRGVMLEEMDLDGLLKAKPKLVLVDELAHTNAPGSRHAKRWQDVQELLAAGIDVFTTVNVQHLESLNDQVRGITGVQVRETLPDWVLQEAYELLLVDLPPRELLERLREGKVYVPEQARAAIDAFFTQTNLTALRELAMQAAAAQVDDDLAQGYRKLGQAAPAVRGRLLVGVDGDAQAERLVRHASHVARRRHLPWSLVHVDNGRAPDEQSRQRLQSAQQLAERLGGEVVLLRAGEVAKTLIQHAAERRASLVLVGQSRKRLRRRLFGGGLAARLLRNAQGLEINVLDSEDDPGQPRLRAERSLVWFDYALAVLATVLATGLSWAVASVLALPNISLVFLAAVLLVAVRSSLGPALVCAALSFLTYDFLFIPPTFSFAIQREEDVLTLLFFLLMAALTGNLAARQRRQLQALRDTQEETSELLDLSRKLTAATDRQAVISAAAQHLNGWKELQLCLLNRDGQGGWKVETGGPLQFSESERAAADWAWQHDQPAGMGTGTLPFGRWWWWPLSVDEGPLGLLGVCPKEGEELNAQRRRLLSALSQPLAQALARAQLAEDLEAARLHGETEQLRSALLASVSHDLRTPLTSMRGSIDSLLALGEAIPLEDRRELLEGTRDEAERLDRYIQNLLDMTRLGHGALKLARDWVAPADIVGSALNRLRVVLAPLRVSTDLPAELPLLFVHAALIEQALINVLENAARFSPANGRLQLSVGTSDTELLFAVSDEGPGIPVEDRPRIFDMFYTAARGDRGGQGTGLGLAICQGMVGAHGGRITVGEGIDGRGTCITLCLPLQAQPELEGEA; encoded by the coding sequence ATGAGTGATTCCGGCCGCGCCGATGCCCTGTTAGCCGATCTGTCCCACGACGGCCGCGGCCGGCTCAAGGTCTTTCTCGGCGCCGCGCCGGGCGTCGGCAAGACCTACGCCATGTTGCAGGCGGCGCACACGCAATTGCGCCAGGGGGTGAAGGTCCTGGCCGGGGTGGTGGAAACCCATGGCCGGGCGGAAACCGAAGCCTTGCTCGGCGGTTTGCCGCAACAGCCGCTGGTGCGTTCTGAATACCGCGGGGTCATGCTTGAAGAGATGGACCTCGACGGCTTGCTCAAGGCCAAACCCAAGCTGGTATTGGTGGACGAGCTGGCCCACACCAACGCCCCAGGTAGCCGGCACGCCAAGCGCTGGCAAGATGTCCAGGAGCTGCTGGCGGCTGGCATCGACGTCTTCACCACGGTCAACGTGCAGCACCTGGAAAGCCTCAACGATCAGGTCCGCGGTATCACCGGGGTGCAGGTCCGCGAGACCTTGCCCGACTGGGTACTGCAGGAAGCCTATGAATTGCTGCTAGTGGACCTGCCGCCGCGAGAACTGCTGGAGCGCCTGCGAGAAGGCAAGGTGTATGTGCCGGAGCAGGCCCGGGCGGCGATCGATGCGTTCTTCACCCAGACCAATCTCACCGCGCTGCGCGAGCTGGCGATGCAGGCCGCGGCGGCGCAGGTCGACGACGACCTGGCCCAGGGTTATCGCAAGCTCGGGCAGGCCGCGCCGGCGGTGCGCGGACGCTTGCTGGTGGGGGTCGACGGCGATGCCCAGGCCGAGCGCCTGGTACGCCATGCCAGCCATGTCGCCCGGCGGCGGCATCTGCCCTGGAGCCTGGTGCATGTGGATAACGGCCGCGCTCCCGACGAGCAGTCCCGCCAGCGCCTGCAAAGCGCTCAGCAACTGGCCGAGCGCCTGGGTGGCGAGGTGGTCCTGCTGCGGGCCGGCGAGGTGGCGAAAACCCTGATCCAGCATGCCGCGGAGCGGCGCGCCAGCCTGGTGCTGGTGGGGCAGTCACGCAAACGCTTGCGTCGCCGTCTGTTCGGCGGTGGCCTGGCGGCGCGTCTGCTGCGCAATGCCCAGGGCCTGGAAATCAACGTGCTCGACAGTGAGGATGATCCCGGCCAGCCGCGCCTGCGGGCGGAACGTTCGCTGGTCTGGTTCGACTACGCCCTGGCGGTGTTGGCGACAGTCCTGGCTACGGGGCTGTCGTGGGCGGTGGCGAGTGTGCTGGCGTTGCCGAATATCTCCCTGGTGTTCCTCGCCGCGGTGCTGCTGGTGGCGGTACGCAGCAGTCTCGGGCCGGCGCTGGTGTGTGCGGCCCTGTCATTCCTGACATACGATTTCCTGTTCATACCACCGACGTTCTCCTTCGCCATCCAGCGTGAGGAAGACGTGCTGACGCTGCTGTTCTTCCTGTTGATGGCGGCATTGACCGGCAACCTGGCGGCGCGCCAGCGTCGGCAGTTACAGGCATTGCGCGACACCCAGGAAGAAACCAGCGAGCTGCTGGACCTGTCGCGCAAACTCACGGCCGCCACCGACCGGCAGGCGGTGATCAGTGCCGCGGCGCAGCATCTCAATGGCTGGAAGGAACTGCAGCTGTGCCTGCTCAATCGCGACGGGCAGGGCGGCTGGAAGGTCGAGACGGGCGGGCCCTTGCAGTTTTCCGAGTCCGAACGGGCTGCCGCCGACTGGGCCTGGCAACACGATCAACCGGCTGGGATGGGCACAGGAACCCTGCCGTTCGGCCGCTGGTGGTGGTGGCCGTTATCCGTCGATGAAGGTCCGCTGGGTTTGCTCGGGGTGTGCCCGAAAGAGGGCGAGGAGCTCAACGCTCAGCGTCGACGCCTGTTGAGCGCACTGAGCCAGCCCCTGGCCCAGGCCCTGGCCCGGGCACAGTTGGCCGAGGATCTGGAAGCGGCGCGCCTGCACGGCGAAACCGAGCAATTGCGCAGTGCGCTGCTGGCCTCGGTGTCCCATGACCTGCGCACGCCACTGACTTCGATGCGCGGCAGCATCGACAGCCTGCTGGCGCTGGGGGAGGCGATCCCCCTGGAAGACCGGCGCGAACTGCTCGAAGGCACGCGCGATGAGGCCGAGCGTCTGGATCGCTACATTCAGAATCTGTTGGACATGACTCGTCTCGGGCATGGGGCATTGAAACTGGCGCGAGATTGGGTGGCGCCTGCCGATATCGTTGGCAGCGCGCTGAATCGCCTGCGGGTGGTGCTGGCGCCGCTGCGGGTCAGCACCGACCTGCCGGCCGAACTGCCGTTGCTTTTCGTGCATGCGGCGCTGATCGAACAGGCGCTGATCAATGTCCTGGAAAACGCCGCGCGCTTTTCGCCAGCCAACGGCCGCTTGCAACTGAGCGTCGGGACCAGCGACACCGAGCTGCTGTTTGCCGTGAGTGACGAGGGGCCGGGGATTCCGGTGGAGGATCGCCCGCGGAT